In a single window of the Elaeis guineensis isolate ETL-2024a chromosome 6, EG11, whole genome shotgun sequence genome:
- the LOC105046782 gene encoding probable glutathione S-transferase, with product MATEKGEVLLLDLWVSVFGQRCRIALAEKGVEYEYREESLLDKSPLLLKMNPIHKKIPVLIHDGKPVCESLIIVQYIDEVWTNNPLLPSDSYERAKARFWADFVDKKIYECGTKLWRLKGEAHDEAKKDMIEILKLLEGELGDKKYFGGETFGFMDIAFVPFTAWFYSYETLGNFSTENECPKLVAWAKRCMERESVTKSLPHPYKVYEVVVKLKKRFGVE from the exons ATGGCGACCGAGAAGGGAGAGGTGCTGCTTCTGGACTTATGGGTCAGCGTGTTCGGGCAGCGGTGCCGGATCGCGCTGGCGGAGAAGGGGGTGGAGTACGAGTATAGAGAGGAGAGTCTTCTCGACAAGAGCCCGTTGCTGCTGAAGATgaatcccatccacaagaagatccCGGTGCTTATCCACGACGGCAAGCCTGTCTGCGAGTCCCTCATCATCGTCCAGTACATCGACGAGGTCTGGACCAACAACCCCCTCCTTCCTTCGGATTCCTACGAACGCGCCAAGGCCCGCTTCTGGGCTGACTTCGTCGACAAAAAG ATCTATGAATGTGGGACAAAGCTATGGAGGCTCAAGGGGGAGGCCCATGATGAGGccaagaaggatatgattgaGATCTTGAAGCTTTTGGAGGGTGAACTTGGAGACAAGAAGTACTTTGGAGGAGAAACCTTTGGTTTTATGGATATAGCATTTGTACCTTTCACAGCCTGGTTCTATTCCTACGAGACCTTGGGCAACTTCAGTACTGAGAATGAGTGCCCCAAGTTGGTGGCGTGGGCCAAGAGgtgcatggagagggagagtgtGACCAAGTCCCTTCCTCATCCATACAAGGTCTATGAGGTCGTCGTCAAGCTTAAGAAGAGGTTTGGAGTAGAGTAG